In the Flavobacterium sp. 90 genome, TGCGAATACATATGCCAGTCTTTTTCGATTGTTCCATCAAAAACCAAAACAGCATTGTTTCCTGATTTTTTTTCAATTTTAGAAGTCCATTTTACCGGCTCCAGAATTTGAGCATTCCCTTTTGCAAAAGCAAACAAGAAAAGCAGTAAAAATAAAATGTGTTTAGTCCAAGTATTTTTCGGCATTATCGTTTGATGGTATTGATTAAATTTCATGATTGTAATTCAATTTTAAGTATTCTATTTGTGGTATTCTCAATTTTAAAGCGTTCGTCCTGTCTGATTCCAATAACCCAAACAATTTGATTATCAGAACACAAAATCCATATTTTTTCTTTTTCAATCAGTGATAATTTCTCATCTTTAAAAAGCTTACTTACTTTTTTAGACTTTCCCTGCATTCCAAAAGGATGAAAAACATCCCCTTCATTCCATTTACGCAAAATCAAAGGGAATTGGATTTTTTCAGCGTCCACAAATATAGCTTTATTTGAATCTATAGTAATGTCGTCTACTTGACAAAGCCTTAATTTTAAGGGAAAATTAACGTCTTGGTCACTTTCCTGAATTTCAAATTCTTCTTTCTCTGAGATTTCAGAAATTGGACTCAAAATCAACGTATCTCTGTTTTTCAACAATCTAAATTCAGCCGAAATTACTTGCTTTCCTGATTGACTATCTACCAAATCATAAATATCATTCCAAGCCAAAAAGCCAAATTCATTCAGCCATTGATACAAATAGGATTTATAATTGGGTAGTTTTTTTAGTTGATTTAGATCAAAATGTATATCATCACCAACTTCACTTGCCACCTGTTGATAAATCATAATAGACGCATCTTCAACCATTATTTGAGATTCCTGCAAATAAGATTGTGTTTTTTGAAAAGCATTCAAAAAGTTGGGATTGATTTCTTTTAACATCGGAACTAAATCATGTCGAATTTTATTCCGAAGATATTTATTGGACGCATTGCTGCTGTCTTCTCGCCAGTCGATATTATTTTCCTGCGCATATTTCAGGATTTCGTCTCTGGAAAATGGCAAAAGCGAACGAATAAGTCGGTCATTTTCTTCCGGAATTCCAATTAATCCGTCTAATCCCGTTCCTCGCGTTAGATTAATTATAAAAGTTTCGAGATTATCATCGGCATGATGCGCTGTTAAAATATAGTCGAAATTCTCAGTTTCCAGAAGTTCATAAAACCAACTGTATCGCAACTCGCGTGCTGCAACCTGAGTCGATAATTTATAGTCTTTTGCAAAAGCTTCGGTATCAAATTGTGTAACAAAAACAGGAATTTCATTTTGATCACAATAATTCTGAATAAAACTCTGATCGCCAAAACTTTCTAATCCGCGCAATTGAAAATTACAATGCAAAACGGCAATTTCATACGGTAATTGCTGTAATAAATGCAATAAAACCATACTGTCTAATCCGCCGCTAACTGCTAGAAATAGTTTTTTATTTTCCAAAAATGGAAATCTGGACGAGATGTGATTTTGAAATTTTGAAAACATGTGATAAAAGTAGAAAATTAAATTCGATCTATTTTTAAATGAATTGTTAAGCGTGTGTTTTTGCCATGAATTTTATTTTTTTTTTGCCACGAATTACACGAATTTTATCGAATTATTTTCTCGCAGATTATGCATATTTATTTTTCTTGCCACTGATTAAAATGATTTACACAGATTTTTTAATCATTTTTAATCTTTTAATCTGTGGCTAATATTTTTTTCGCCGCGAATTTCACAAATTAGCACGAATTTCTTTTTCTCGCAGATTATGCATATTTATT is a window encoding:
- the tilS gene encoding tRNA lysidine(34) synthetase TilS; its protein translation is MFSKFQNHISSRFPFLENKKLFLAVSGGLDSMVLLHLLQQLPYEIAVLHCNFQLRGLESFGDQSFIQNYCDQNEIPVFVTQFDTEAFAKDYKLSTQVAARELRYSWFYELLETENFDYILTAHHADDNLETFIINLTRGTGLDGLIGIPEENDRLIRSLLPFSRDEILKYAQENNIDWREDSSNASNKYLRNKIRHDLVPMLKEINPNFLNAFQKTQSYLQESQIMVEDASIMIYQQVASEVGDDIHFDLNQLKKLPNYKSYLYQWLNEFGFLAWNDIYDLVDSQSGKQVISAEFRLLKNRDTLILSPISEISEKEEFEIQESDQDVNFPLKLRLCQVDDITIDSNKAIFVDAEKIQFPLILRKWNEGDVFHPFGMQGKSKKVSKLFKDEKLSLIEKEKIWILCSDNQIVWVIGIRQDERFKIENTTNRILKIELQS